The nucleotide sequence TTCGCCAGGATGATGAGGAGCGGGCGGTCGAGAAACAACGTGGGGTAAGTGAGGAAATGAATATTCGAAATTGCAGTGATATATCATCGATGGCTTCATCGCGCTGGCCGGTTGACTGCCTCCCCCACCAACGGTGAATCGAGAAACGTTACGCAAATTTTCTGGCAGATTGTCATGTTTCTGATGGTTTGGCAAAATGATTGATTACTTTGTTCCTGTTCCTCTGccgaacaaacaaacgaacgggctgcaaatggcaaaaaggCGAAGGGGATGATGAAAGTGCCAAATCGGAAATGCAAAAGTGGGCAGGTGGATGGGGAAAAATGTTGGATTGATTGAAAAGGGTTTTTCCATAGTTGCCATAGTTCGAGGCCATCAATTCCCAGCGACGTTTTGATGCTGCTAGCAATTTGTATTGTATtccacaaatacaatattaatcTCAGCATATGAATGTGATAATTTAACAAGCAATCTGAAACATTATTCCTTGGAATGAAACTCAAAATGTGTAGACAGAAACATAAGCTTAACGATTATATTAGCATCCATAGAAATTGTTGAATCCAAGAAATTATTGTTTTGGAACCCAGTTTTCCTAGTCTCAAAGAACACATTTTGCCCAAATTACATGTTGATATTAGATAAAAGGCAATGCCGATAGACAGACTCCGTCCATTGCCGGTGGAGAAGCTACTGAGCTTCCGAAGGAATCCCGATCTGCTGCAGCAACATCGACAGCAGACCGATGAAATGGAGGCCATACCGAAGTTTTTGCCATCCCGACTCCTTCCGGACGACGAAGATGCCAAGGTTGGAAGTCGCAGGATGGCGGATAACGATGAGGATACCCTTCGGCTGCCTCCTCCACGAAGATCTCCGGTCTCGATGAGAAATCTCCAACGGGAGTTGTATTCGCCCATTCAGTGTATGAATGCTCTCAAAGTCATGGCCGTCGTGCTAACCATTTGCTTGGTGTTCACCACGATACCACTATTACGCCGTCAAACTATGCAGGAGAGTGATAATCTTCGGATGATCCTTCTGTGGAATGAGCCAAGCCTAGTAAATGCACCAGCGCACGTGGAGTGTGGCTGCCTGGTCACCACCAGCCGGAGTCACAATGACAAAGCTTTCGATGCAGTGGTCATCAGTGCCGATCATCCCTACTCCTTTGAGGGTCTTGGTGGAGTCAAGCTACATCCCGATTTCTATGCGGTTTATGCCGCCAAGAAGCCGCTGAGTTCGACGCAGAATCCATTGACTAATTTCACGCTGCCCCCCTTCAATTTGACAATGACCTATCGCCTGGACTCTCAGCTAATCTGGACGGACTACTACTTCTCCCATACGAATCTGGCCAGGCGGCTCAAGTGGTTCCGGGCGCCCAGCAAGAGTTTCGCAGATGACATGCCAGCTACAACGGTTCTTCGTCTGGAGagtgaaatattgaaaaagtcGCGACTGGCTGTGTACTTGGTCTACGAGGTGAATGAGAAGACTCTGCCGGAGAGCCTCTATATGGAGGAGCTGCGCAAGTACGCCGACCTGGACGCCCATGATAACTGTCTGGGCACCGATGAGTGAGTTGGCCAAACTGTTAACGCAAACTGAGATTCTTATCATTCGAGCCTTTTAGCTGCAGTCACTACCACTTTATGCTGATCTTTGAAACGTCGGCGTGTCCGGACTATGTGCCGCCGCAAATGTCCATGGCTATGGACAAACTCCTGGTGCCCGTCCTGATCGGAGGAGGAAACCTAACCAATCTGGTGCCCAGCCACTCGTACATTAGCAGCCAGGACTTTGCTACGCCGCAGGACTTGATCATTCACCTCAAGGATCTAGCAAACAACCAGCTGGAGTACAGGCGCTATTTCTGGTGGCACTCCATCTACAGGCTGCGCAAGACCTCGCAGCCCTACTGCGCCCTCTGCTCCCTCATCCAACAGTCTCCTGGGGGGCACGAGGTGCGCCAGAGATCCTACAGCTTGGGTTTCATCAACTGGTGGACCAAATACCAGTGCCCCAATCGATCCACCACCTTCCTCTGATTCCTTGAGCCCCAATCCCCAATTATAATTACCAACGATCGCAAATTGCCCTCGTTCGGTGTGGTTCCGTTTAGTTCGTTCTTCCATCATCTTGGTGCTTTTTCGGCGGCTTCTTGCTGGTTTAATTCCGCGGAATTTCGGCGGCACTTCATTGACCTCGCCGACAGCTCGGGAATGAAGGGAGCTTAATAGGTTATACACTAACAGGGAGTTGAGGTTGCTTCAAATTGTTAATTGGTATACAACGTTTTGGAAATGTTACTTTTTGTTTCAAAGTTCAGAGCACCCAGCATTCGGATTCTTGCCCCCAAAATGCGGGCATAATTCCcttcaaaatgttttgttattttagcAAGTCGCTCGAAGGATGTCAGGATGCCTCTGGATGCCTGGAGTGCCAACCCGTGCCGGGCGGCCTGTTGAAATATCCATCAGCTAATGCCGCCATATGGGCGACTTGGAGGGTACATTGGGGCTGCGATGGAGGAGGCGGTGATGGGAATTGCCTGGCAGCTATTGCCGTTCAAAAGGGAGGGAGCCTTCTGCCTGGGAAAAAGCAGAGACAGCCGTCACCGGCGATGGGCATAGATAAAGCAAATAGAGCAAACTTGTCCCACATTGTGGGCCATTCCAGATGAGAAGCTGCTGCAGATGGAGTGGGAACCTGCGACGGGCAGGTTGGGATGACGACGAAGGCAAGCGAGTGGGCGACGAGACAAGGCAGGGCGGTCCAGAAGTGTGGGATAAGTTGggtggagtggagtgggtTGGGTTGGGTCCAGGTGAGGTGCCAACCGAGCACACAATGcacgaaaaacaaacagaattGTCATGGGAAATATTTCACAGCGCTGCGAGTGAAGTGCCCGAGATGCTCCCCATTCGCCCCCCTCCAACTGACAACTCCCCTCTCCCCTCACCGCTGCACTGCACTGCACTCCACTCCATGCCGCAACTCAGCTTGGAATGTCTTTCAAAACG is from Drosophila melanogaster chromosome 3L and encodes:
- the FucTD gene encoding alpha1,3-fucosyltransferase D — translated: MPIDRLRPLPVEKLLSFRRNPDLLQQHRQQTDEMEAIPKFLPSRLLPDDEDAKVGSRRMADNDEDTLRLPPPRRSPVSMRNLQRELYSPIQCMNALKVMAVVLTICLVFTTIPLLRRQTMQESDNLRMILLWNEPSLVNAPAHVECGCLVTTSRSHNDKAFDAVVISADHPYSFEGLGGVKLHPDFYAVYAAKKPLSSTQNPLTNFTLPPFNLTMTYRLDSQLIWTDYYFSHTNLARRLKWFRAPSKSFADDMPATTVLRLESEILKKSRLAVYLVYEVNEKTLPESLYMEELRKYADLDAHDNCLGTDDCSHYHFMLIFETSACPDYVPPQMSMAMDKLLVPVLIGGGNLTNLVPSHSYISSQDFATPQDLIIHLKDLANNQLEYRRYFWWHSIYRLRKTSQPYCALCSLIQQSPGGHEVRQRSYSLGFINWWTKYQCPNRSTTFL